TGAACAGCAAAGGTTTTCCGACCCCGCTCAGCACCCTGGATTCGGCGTTGACCATTTTTGCCGATCCGTTTTACCAGGACGGACCGAACGACATGGGCATTGGCTGGAACGTGCTGGCGTCATTGCAGCGCGTGGCGGTGGGGTTTGGCCTCGCCGCGCTGGCGGGTATTCCGCTGGGCTTCCTGATTGGCCGCTCGGTATTCTTCGCCCGCATGTTTAACCCGCTGATTGCGCTGCTGCGTCCGGTCAGCCCGCTGGCCTGGCTGCCTATCGGTCTGCTGTTGTTTCAGAAAGCAGAACCTGCCTCCAGCTGGACCATTTTTATCTGCTCTATCTGGCCGATGGTGATCAACACCGCCGAGGGCGTGCGCCGCATTCCAGAGGACTATCTCAACGTGGCCCGCGTGCTGCAGCTTTCCGAATGGACGGTGATGCGCAAGATCCTCTTTCCGGCGGTATTACCCGCGGTGCTGACTGGGGTTCGTCTCTCCATCGGTATCGCCTGGCTGGTGATCGTCGCTGCTGAAATGCTCACCGGTGGCTTAGGGATCGGTTTCTGGATCTGGAACGAGTGGAACAACCTCAACGTAGAAAACATCATCATCGCCATCGTCATCATCGGCGTGGTCGGGTTACTGCTGGAACAAGGGCTGATGCTGCTTGCCCGTCGTTTTAGCTGGCAGGAAAAATAAGGAGCCGCAAATGAAACCATTAATTCAGGTCCAGGCCGTCAGCCAGCGCTTTAACACCGCCAGCGGCGAATTCCTCGCATTACAGAATGTCTCCTTCGACATCTACGAAGGAGAGACCATTAGCCTGATTGGCCACTCCGGCTGCGGCAAGTCAACCCTGCTCAACCTGATCGCTGGCATAACCCTGCCGACGGAAGGCGGGCTGCTGTGTGATAACCGTGAAATCGCCGGGCCGGGGCCGGAACGCGCGGTGGTGTTCCAGAACCACTCCCTGCTGCCGTGGTTAACCTGCTTCGATAACGTCGCGCTGGCGGTGGATCAGGTCTTTCGTCGCAGCATGAGCAAAGCCGAACGCAAAGAGTGGATTGAGCACAACCTTGAGCGCGTGCAGATGGGGCACGCCCTGCATAAGCGTCCGGGGGAAATTTCCGGCGGCATGAAGCAGCGCGTCGGCATCGCCCGGGCGCTGGCAATGAAACCGAAAGTGCTGCTGCTGGATGAGCCCTTTGGCGCGCTCGATGCCCTGACCCGGGCGCATTTACAGGATGCGGTAATGCAGATTCAGCAGTCGCTGAACACCACCATCGTGGTGATTACCCATGATGTTGATGAAGCGGTGCTGCTTTCCGACCGGGTACTGATGATGACCAACGGCCCGGCGGCGACGGTTGGGGAGATCCTTGATGTGAACCTACCGCATCCGCGTAACCGCGTGCAGTTGGCGGACGACAGCCGCTATCACCATCTGCGCCAGCAGATCCTGCATTTCCTCTATGAAAAACAGCCGAAAGCGGCATAGGGGGCGGCGATGAAGCGGCAACTGGTGATTATCGGCAACGGCATGGCGGCGACCCGCCTGGCGCAGGCGCTGGTGGAGCGCGATGCGCAGCGCTTTAGCATCACCATTATTGGTGATGAACCGTGCCAGGCCTACAACCGTATTCAGCTGTCGCCGGTGCTGGGTGGGGAGAAAACTGCCCCCGAAACGCAACTGCTGTCAGAGACGTGGTACCAGCAGCATGACGTTACGGTGCGTGCTGGTGAGTCGGTAACTGCGGTGGATATTCAGGCCCGCACTCTGCAAACCACCAACGGCGAACTTGCCTGGGATGAGCTGGTATTCGCCACAGGATCGCTGCCGTTTATGCCGCCGTTGCCGGGCATTGAGCTGCCGCACGTTTTTGCTTTTCGCACTCTGGCGGACGTTGAGGACATTCTGGCAATCAACGGTCCGGCGGTGGTGATTGGCGGCGGGGTACTCGGCGTCGAAGCGGCCGCCGCGCTACAACGTCATGGTGACAGTGTCACTTTGTTGCATCGCGGGCGCTGGTTGATGGAGCAACAGACCGATGCTTTTGCCGGTGAACAGCTGCAAATACAGCTCGCCGAGCGTGGGATCCACTGCGTGATGGAGAGCCGCATCGCCGCCATTAATGAATACGAAGTGCTGCTGGAAGATGGCCGCGCCTTTGCCGCCTCGCGGGTGGTTCTGGCGACCGGCGTGCAGCCCAACAAACTGCTGGCCGAGCGCAGCGGGCTGGCGTATGGCCGCGGAATTATTGTTGACCGCCAACTGGCCACCGCGCAGCCGGGCGTCAGCGCCATTGGTGAATGCTGCGAAATTGACGGTCAGACCTGGGGACTGGTGGCGCC
This Klebsiella sp. RHBSTW-00484 DNA region includes the following protein-coding sequences:
- the ntrB gene encoding nitrate ABC transporter permease, coding for MKHAYKTQPQASAEKAPGEVITLPPVQVRKNTPPVSRWLRDTTQRLLPPLLGLGLLLLGWQLAAMNSKGFPTPLSTLDSALTIFADPFYQDGPNDMGIGWNVLASLQRVAVGFGLAALAGIPLGFLIGRSVFFARMFNPLIALLRPVSPLAWLPIGLLLFQKAEPASSWTIFICSIWPMVINTAEGVRRIPEDYLNVARVLQLSEWTVMRKILFPAVLPAVLTGVRLSIGIAWLVIVAAEMLTGGLGIGFWIWNEWNNLNVENIIIAIVIIGVVGLLLEQGLMLLARRFSWQEK
- a CDS encoding ABC transporter ATP-binding protein, whose protein sequence is MKPLIQVQAVSQRFNTASGEFLALQNVSFDIYEGETISLIGHSGCGKSTLLNLIAGITLPTEGGLLCDNREIAGPGPERAVVFQNHSLLPWLTCFDNVALAVDQVFRRSMSKAERKEWIEHNLERVQMGHALHKRPGEISGGMKQRVGIARALAMKPKVLLLDEPFGALDALTRAHLQDAVMQIQQSLNTTIVVITHDVDEAVLLSDRVLMMTNGPAATVGEILDVNLPHPRNRVQLADDSRYHHLRQQILHFLYEKQPKAA